A region of the Agrobacterium sp. RAC06 genome:
GCGCTCGTTGAAGGTGTTGCAGACCTCGTAGAGGACTGCGGCAAGCTCACCTTCGGCGCGATAGCAGAAAAACACCGTGATCGGATTGAAGACATAGCCGAAGATCCGGGGATAGCAGAGCATGTGGATCTTTATGCCATCGGCCTCCACGCCGGCCGCGGCCAGGCGCTCGTCAACCCAGGCTCTCAGTTCGCCGGTGCGGCCATTGCCATGGTCCGCGTCATGCACCGAATAGAGCGCCGCTCTGTTGTAACCGAACAGACGCAGGCCTTCATTCAACTGGTCGATCTCATCGAGGTCGACCAGGAGCGAAAACACGCTGTAGCGCAGGCTGTGCTTCTTGGGCCGGCTGCGGGCATGCAGCACATGCCCGGCATAGATTGCGGAGTTCAACTTCATTCCGCCGCCTCGAGCTGGCGACCGATGACGATGCGACCCGATTCGTTTTCGACCGACCATGGACGACGGACACCGCCGAGAGCTTCGGCGACGGCAAGCCCCGCCTGCAGGCCATCCTCATGGAACCCGCTACCGAAATATGCACCGCAGAACCATGTGTTGCGGCGGCCCTGAAGCTGCCAGATACGGCGCTGGGCGCGAATTGCGGCGACATCGAAGAGCGGGTGTTCATAGTTGAAAGTCTCGATGATCTTGGACGGATCGATCGGACGGCAGGGATTGAGGGTGACGAAGAGAGGCGTTGCCGGATCCAGCGACTGCAGCTTGTTCATCCAGTAGGTGACGCAAAGGGTTTCGCTCGAGTCTGCCTGTTTCTCCGCCACATAGTTCCAGCTGGACCAGACCGACTTTCGCTTCGGCATCAAAGTCTCGTCCGAATGCAGCACGGCGAGATTGGGCGTGTACTGGAAGGACTCGAGGATCTCGATCTCTTCGCTATCCGCGTCTTCCAGGAGATCGATGCTCTGGTTTGCGTGGGTGGCGAGAACGACGTCATCAAAGACCTCTACGCCACCATGTACATCGGTCACCTGAACGCCGGCAATACCTCGGCGGACACCTGTCACGGCCGTGCCGAGGCGCACTTCCCCGCGGAAGTCGGCCAGGATACGGGCCACATATTCGCGGCTACCGCCCTTCACCGTGCGCCATTGCGGCCGATCCTTGAGAACCAGCAATCCATGGTTTGCGAAGAAGCGGATGAAGGCATGCAGCGGATAAAGCCGCATCTCCGACGCCGTGGTCGACCAGATCGCAGCGCCCATCGGCAGGAGATGATCCTCGATGAAGGAAGGCGAATAATCGGCGGATGCGAGGTAGTCGCCAAGCGACACGCCTTCGAGTTCACGACGCTCAAGAAGGCCGGGGGCTTCCTTGTAGAAGCGAAGAAGGTCCTTCACCATGCGCCAGAAGCGCGGACGCAGAATGTTCGACTTCTGCCCCAAGAGCCCCGAGAGCCCCGAACCCGAATATTCGAAGGCGCCACCGCCGAGAGAGGCGGCAAAAGACATGTTCGACGGCAGGGTTGGCACATCGAGATGCTCGAAAAGCTTCACCAGATTGGGGTAGTTCCGGTCGTTGTAAACGATAAAACCGGTGTCGACGGGGATGTCTTTCTGGGCGCCGGGGGCGATCACCGTATTCGAATGGCCGCCCGGCCGGCTCTCGGTTTCGTAAACAACGACATCGGCGCTCTTTGACAGCAGCCAGGCGGATGAGAGGCCCGAAATCCCCGATCCGATGACCGCGACCCTGCGTTTACCGCCGGATGCGGCCTTCGTCATACCAGTGTCCATTTCCCGCCCTTTGCCACATCTTCAATTCAATCTGTTTGTCGCTGATTACGCAAAGCAAATCTCAATGGATTGATCGCAGCGAATAAATTCACAGGCAGTGATCCGAGCCGAGAACCGCGGCGTAGACCGCTGCATGATGAACGCGATACACATCTCGGCAGATGCGTGCCACAATGACCCCGGGCGAATTGCACCGCAAAAGGTCGTTGCGCCGCTCAAACGAGGGAAAAAAAGCGTTTCGATGACCGAGTCGGTGGAAGAACTGGACCAGCGTAACTTCTCGCAGCTTTTGGCCGCCGTCGGCCGCGATAGAGACATCGAAGCCTTCGAGACGATTTTCAAGTTTTATGGTCCGAAGGTGCGTGCCTATATGGCGAAGCTTGCCCGTGACGGACAGGCGGCCGAAGAGCTGATGCAAGAGACGATGCTTGCGGTCTGGAACAAGGCCGAGCAGTTCGACCCAACAAGGGGAAATGTCTCAAGCTGGATCTTCACCATCGCCCGTAACCAACGCATCGACGCATTCCGTCGCGAGAGGCGTCCGACCTTTGACCCGTCTGATCCGGCCTTCGTGCCGGACGACGTACCACCGGCCGATGTCGAATTCGAAGGCAAGCAGGAGGCTGATCGCCTTCGGCGCGCCATGGAAACCCTACCACCCGAACAGCTCGAACTCCTCAAAATGTCATTCTACAGAGAAGCATCCCACAGCACGATCGCAGCCGAACTCGGACTGCCGATGGGGACCGTGAAATCACGTATCCGCCTCGCTTTCGCGAAGCTGCGTGCAGCATTGGAGGAGCGGGCATGACCCTCCACGTCCAACACCACATCAGCGACGAGCTTCTGCTCGATTATGCGACCGGAAATCTGGCCGAGGGCTGGAGCATTGCCGTTGCGACACATCTGGCGCTTTGCCCGTCCTGCCGCAACAGGCTCTCCTTCATGGAGCATACCGGCGGTCAATTGCTCGAGGCGACCGAGGTGACCGCCGAAGAGACGCCAGCGTCAGACAGCTGGTCGTCAATGAAGGCAAAGCTCAACTCGCAGGGCACGTCGCGGCTCGCCGCGGCAAAGCCGGTTGCCACTCCGACCGATCTTCCGGTTTTGCCTGAGCCGCTGCGCTCCTATCTTGGCGGCGACGTCGAGGCCTTGAAATGGAAGGCACTCGGCCGCGGCGCCTATCATATCCCGATCAAGACGAGAGATACTGAGAGCCAGGTTCGCCTCTTGAAGATTCCGGCCGGCAAGCCGGTTCCGGAGCACTCGCATGGCGGCCGCGAATTGACGCTGGTGCTCAAAGGCGCGTTCACTGACGGTGCGACCGTATTCAAACGCGGGGACATCGAGGAAGCCGACGAGACGCTGACGCATCAGCCGGTGGCGACACCGGACGAGGATTGCATCTGTCTCGCCGTGACCGACGCACCGCTGAAGTTCAAGAGCCTTCTGGTCCGCCTGGTTCAGCCGGTTCTTGGAATTTGATGGGAGGCCGGGCAGGCGCCCGGTCGAGAGGGAAGACAAATGCCTTACGTGATCGCCTACATCTCCACGGCCGTTGTTTTCTTCGCCATCGACTATCTCTGGCTGACGCGGATTGCGATCGGTTTTTACCGCGAGCATATCGGCAGCCTGCTGCTGGCGGCCCCCAACTTTGCTGCCGCCGGGATTTTCTATCTCTTCTACGTGGTCGG
Encoded here:
- a CDS encoding DUF1365 domain-containing protein, giving the protein MKLNSAIYAGHVLHARSRPKKHSLRYSVFSLLVDLDEIDQLNEGLRLFGYNRAALYSVHDADHGNGRTGELRAWVDERLAAAGVEADGIKIHMLCYPRIFGYVFNPITVFFCYRAEGELAAVLYEVCNTFNERHTYVIPVEAEENGILRHSCAKEMYVSPFMPMNCEYNFRISPPTDDVTINIGESDPEGPLLFATFSGRRRPLSDKGLLHMLLKYPLMTLKVMGGIHWEALKLWWKGVPIYRHKPAAARIASTIVVQNGMNKS
- a CDS encoding NAD(P)/FAD-dependent oxidoreductase, translating into MTKAASGGKRRVAVIGSGISGLSSAWLLSKSADVVVYETESRPGGHSNTVIAPGAQKDIPVDTGFIVYNDRNYPNLVKLFEHLDVPTLPSNMSFAASLGGGAFEYSGSGLSGLLGQKSNILRPRFWRMVKDLLRFYKEAPGLLERRELEGVSLGDYLASADYSPSFIEDHLLPMGAAIWSTTASEMRLYPLHAFIRFFANHGLLVLKDRPQWRTVKGGSREYVARILADFRGEVRLGTAVTGVRRGIAGVQVTDVHGGVEVFDDVVLATHANQSIDLLEDADSEEIEILESFQYTPNLAVLHSDETLMPKRKSVWSSWNYVAEKQADSSETLCVTYWMNKLQSLDPATPLFVTLNPCRPIDPSKIIETFNYEHPLFDVAAIRAQRRIWQLQGRRNTWFCGAYFGSGFHEDGLQAGLAVAEALGGVRRPWSVENESGRIVIGRQLEAAE
- a CDS encoding sigma-70 family RNA polymerase sigma factor, whose translation is MTESVEELDQRNFSQLLAAVGRDRDIEAFETIFKFYGPKVRAYMAKLARDGQAAEELMQETMLAVWNKAEQFDPTRGNVSSWIFTIARNQRIDAFRRERRPTFDPSDPAFVPDDVPPADVEFEGKQEADRLRRAMETLPPEQLELLKMSFYREASHSTIAAELGLPMGTVKSRIRLAFAKLRAALEERA
- a CDS encoding ChrR family anti-sigma-E factor yields the protein MTLHVQHHISDELLLDYATGNLAEGWSIAVATHLALCPSCRNRLSFMEHTGGQLLEATEVTAEETPASDSWSSMKAKLNSQGTSRLAAAKPVATPTDLPVLPEPLRSYLGGDVEALKWKALGRGAYHIPIKTRDTESQVRLLKIPAGKPVPEHSHGGRELTLVLKGAFTDGATVFKRGDIEEADETLTHQPVATPDEDCICLAVTDAPLKFKSLLVRLVQPVLGI